Proteins from a single region of Belliella baltica DSM 15883:
- the ftsA gene encoding cell division protein FtsA — translation MENDKLIVGLDIGTTKICAIIGRKNEFGKLEVLGMGKAVSDGVIRGIVTNIDKTVNAIQKAVSDASDMADVDIAEVIVGIAGQHIKSTVHHGVTIRRQNQDEITIEDVRGLSNDMENIVVPPGNSIIHVMPQDYTVDYEDGIKDPVGMSGSRLEADFHIITAQTTAINNINRCVKRANLISQDLILEPLASSLSVLGDIDKEAGVCLVDIGGGTTDIAIFYDNIIRHTAVIPLGGNIITTDIKEGCMVLHHQAELLKTKFGKAIAEEANPNEIVSIPGLRNRPPKEISIRNLAAIIQARMEEIIEYVQNELVASGHYKKLAGGIVLTGGGAQLQGVAQLFEYMTGLDTRIGYPNEHLGKCKIEEVKSPMYATTVGLVLAGFKSLDDRETVYNERSLAVGAKTSAPVGKSERFPTSGDNLFSKIGSRIKDIIGGDVGDEGGNY, via the coding sequence ATGGAAAATGACAAATTAATCGTAGGACTCGACATCGGGACGACCAAAATCTGCGCAATCATCGGGCGCAAAAATGAATTTGGTAAACTGGAAGTACTTGGTATGGGTAAAGCTGTGTCGGATGGTGTCATCCGAGGAATAGTGACCAACATCGACAAGACCGTAAATGCAATTCAGAAAGCTGTTTCAGATGCATCTGATATGGCTGATGTGGATATTGCCGAGGTCATTGTTGGGATAGCTGGACAGCATATCAAAAGTACAGTTCACCATGGAGTGACGATTAGGCGTCAGAATCAGGATGAAATTACGATCGAAGATGTCAGAGGACTTTCCAACGACATGGAGAATATTGTAGTTCCTCCAGGGAATTCTATCATTCACGTAATGCCACAGGATTATACAGTAGATTATGAAGATGGGATCAAAGATCCAGTTGGAATGTCTGGCTCTAGGTTGGAGGCTGATTTTCACATCATTACTGCACAGACCACTGCTATAAACAATATCAACAGATGTGTGAAAAGAGCCAATCTGATTTCTCAGGATTTGATCCTTGAACCATTGGCAAGTTCACTTTCTGTATTAGGAGATATTGACAAGGAAGCGGGTGTTTGCTTGGTAGATATCGGTGGGGGTACAACAGACATTGCCATTTTCTATGATAATATTATTCGCCATACTGCTGTCATTCCATTGGGTGGAAATATCATCACAACAGATATAAAGGAAGGATGCATGGTCCTACATCATCAAGCGGAATTATTAAAGACCAAATTTGGAAAAGCCATAGCCGAAGAAGCCAATCCAAATGAAATCGTATCAATTCCAGGACTGAGAAATAGACCTCCAAAAGAGATTTCAATCAGAAATCTTGCTGCCATTATTCAGGCAAGAATGGAGGAAATCATTGAGTACGTTCAAAATGAATTGGTCGCAAGTGGTCATTATAAAAAGCTCGCTGGTGGGATTGTGCTTACTGGTGGAGGGGCACAATTACAAGGTGTTGCGCAGCTATTTGAATACATGACAGGTTTGGATACAAGAATTGGATACCCTAACGAACACTTAGGTAAATGCAAAATTGAAGAAGTGAAAAGCCCGATGTATGCAACTACAGTAGGGCTTGTTTTGGCTGGCTTCAAGTCACTTGATGATAGGGAAACAGTCTATAACGAAAGATCTTTAGCCGTAGGGGCTAAGACTTCTGCACCTGTTGGTAAATCAGAGAGATTCCCAACATCAGGAGATAACTTATTCTCTAAAATCGGAAGCCGAATCAAAGATATCATCGGTGGAGATGTAGGAGACGAAGGAGGTAATTACTAG
- a CDS encoding purine-nucleoside phosphorylase has protein sequence MRQEPEIDYLEQIKHAKEHIQNIFPEEIQIGIILGTGLGQLINQIEIRHEIPYEGIPFFPVSTVESHSGKLIIGSLSGKAVVAMQGRFHYYEGYNMKEVTFPVRVLKALGVKNLYVSNAAGGLNPDFKVGGLMILNDHIDLFPENPLRGKNLESLGVRFPDMSEPYALEMISSALKIAEESGIEIHQGVYVGVQGPNLETKAEYGYLRTIGADAVGMSTIPEVIVARHMDMKVFAISAITDLCSPGNIKKISIAEVLAAAAIAEPKMSLIIKELIGKM, from the coding sequence ATGCGCCAAGAACCAGAAATTGACTATCTAGAGCAGATCAAACATGCAAAAGAACACATTCAAAACATTTTTCCAGAAGAGATTCAAATAGGAATCATTCTTGGAACCGGACTTGGACAATTGATCAATCAGATTGAAATTAGACATGAAATTCCTTATGAAGGCATTCCTTTCTTTCCTGTTTCTACAGTAGAGAGTCACAGCGGAAAGTTAATCATAGGTTCGCTTTCTGGTAAAGCTGTTGTAGCCATGCAGGGTAGATTTCATTATTACGAAGGCTACAATATGAAGGAGGTTACCTTCCCTGTCCGCGTTTTGAAAGCATTAGGAGTGAAAAATCTTTATGTTTCAAATGCAGCAGGAGGATTGAATCCCGATTTTAAAGTGGGTGGTCTTATGATTTTAAATGATCATATTGATCTGTTTCCTGAAAATCCCCTAAGAGGAAAAAATTTGGAATCATTAGGAGTTCGTTTTCCTGATATGAGCGAGCCTTATGCTTTAGAAATGATTTCTTCTGCATTGAAAATTGCTGAGGAAAGTGGAATAGAAATTCACCAAGGTGTATATGTAGGTGTACAAGGTCCAAACTTGGAAACTAAAGCTGAATATGGCTATCTCAGAACGATCGGTGCAGATGCTGTAGGAATGAGTACCATTCCGGAAGTGATTGTTGCTCGACACATGGATATGAAAGTCTTTGCAATTTCTGCCATTACGGATCTTTGTTCCCCAGGAAATATTAAAAAAATCAGTATTGCTGAAGTACTTGCCGCCGCCGCCATCGCCGAACCAAAAATGTCGCTAATCATTAAGGAATTGATTGGGAAGATGTGA
- a CDS encoding cell division protein FtsQ/DivIB has translation MKTNTKKYIVFTIILMVLVVFIGFVEKKHSEKRLANIQVKVNAIADVYFVDEKEILEKLKTEFPLLNTGISMTELNFNKIEKKVENHPFVKNSEVFADLKGNVWIEIDQYKPMARIVRPMAADGYISSEGIILPTSPRYTTRVLTLEGAYAERLLQEEDLTEKHSDILELIRFIEKDEFWKAQITGLEITKKGDIKLFQQVGKQVIEFGNAQDIEEKFKKIMLFYDEILPAKGWNTYSRVSVKYKDQIICE, from the coding sequence ATGAAAACTAATACAAAGAAATATATCGTCTTTACTATCATCTTGATGGTTTTGGTAGTCTTCATTGGCTTTGTGGAGAAAAAGCATTCTGAGAAAAGATTGGCAAATATCCAAGTGAAAGTTAACGCAATAGCCGATGTGTATTTTGTAGATGAAAAGGAAATATTGGAGAAGTTAAAAACAGAATTTCCACTTCTAAATACAGGAATTTCAATGACTGAATTGAATTTCAACAAAATTGAGAAAAAAGTTGAAAATCATCCATTCGTGAAGAATTCGGAAGTGTTTGCTGATTTGAAGGGAAATGTTTGGATTGAAATAGATCAGTATAAGCCAATGGCTAGAATCGTGAGGCCAATGGCAGCTGACGGCTATATTTCATCAGAAGGAATCATTCTTCCGACATCTCCAAGATATACTACAAGAGTATTGACTTTGGAAGGAGCATATGCAGAGCGATTGCTACAGGAAGAGGATTTGACTGAGAAACATTCTGATATTTTGGAATTGATCAGATTTATTGAAAAAGACGAGTTTTGGAAGGCTCAAATCACAGGATTGGAGATTACAAAAAAAGGAGATATCAAATTATTCCAACAAGTGGGCAAGCAAGTCATAGAATTTGGTAACGCTCAGGATATCGAAGAGAAATTTAAAAAAATCATGCTTTTCTATGATGAAATTCTACCAGCAAAAGGATGGAATACATATAGTAGAGTAAGTGTAAAATATAAGGATCAAATTATTTGTGAATAA
- a CDS encoding NADPH-dependent FMN reductase encodes MIKIIVGTNRKNSISKKIATIYQQVLLELDTRSEILELEDLPNDFLFTAMYSNNGKNPAYNVFHERVKSGDKFVFVVPEYNGSFPGVLKSFIDGMTYPNSFRDKKCALVGISSGIGGGGIALSHLTDIFHYLGMHVLALKLKYAKIEENMSDNLLTNRLYMELLRSQAEMLIKF; translated from the coding sequence ATGATAAAAATAATAGTAGGCACGAATCGTAAAAACTCAATCTCTAAAAAGATTGCAACTATTTACCAGCAAGTTCTTCTAGAACTTGATACAAGATCTGAAATTTTAGAACTTGAAGACCTGCCAAATGATTTTTTATTCACAGCCATGTACAGTAATAATGGAAAAAATCCAGCTTACAATGTATTTCATGAAAGGGTAAAGTCAGGCGATAAGTTTGTCTTCGTTGTCCCAGAATATAATGGTTCTTTCCCAGGGGTATTAAAGTCATTTATTGATGGAATGACTTACCCAAATAGTTTTAGGGATAAAAAATGCGCACTTGTCGGCATTTCCTCAGGAATAGGCGGAGGTGGCATCGCATTGAGCCACCTTACCGACATCTTCCATTACCTAGGAATGCATGTACTCGCTCTCAAACTTAAGTATGCAAAGATCGAGGAGAATATGTCAGATAACCTGCTCACCAACAGGCTGTACATGGAATTGCTTCGCTCCCAGGCTGAAATGTTGATTAAGTTTTAG
- the murG gene encoding undecaprenyldiphospho-muramoylpentapeptide beta-N-acetylglucosaminyltransferase, with translation MISGGGTGGHIYPAIAIANAWKEKYPDTDFLFVGAEGKMEMQKVPEAGYKIEGLKVAGLQRSLTLANLSFPFKLLRSLQKAKELVKNFKPDAVVGVGGYASGPLLYAAQNQGIPTLLQEQNSYAGLTNKLLSKRAKRICVAYPNMGKFFPADRLIYTGNPVRKDIMELAGKKETAMEHFGLESGKKTLLVLGGSLGARTINQAMLADMKALEEGGYQVLWQCGRFYFSEMETQVKSAELKHIHVLEFIREMDLAYAAADVVVSRAGALSVSELSLVGKPVVFIPSPNVAEDHQTKNAMAYVSQDAAILLKDSQAIGKLKLTVDSIMKDENKAEHLASNIKKLAKPNAANEIIEALEQIIV, from the coding sequence ATGATTAGCGGCGGGGGAACCGGAGGACATATTTATCCTGCGATCGCAATTGCTAATGCCTGGAAGGAAAAATATCCTGACACAGATTTTCTATTTGTTGGTGCGGAAGGGAAAATGGAAATGCAAAAAGTCCCTGAAGCAGGCTATAAAATCGAAGGATTGAAAGTAGCTGGACTGCAGAGAAGTTTGACTTTAGCCAATTTGAGTTTTCCATTTAAGTTGTTGAGAAGCTTACAAAAAGCAAAAGAGCTAGTCAAAAACTTTAAGCCGGATGCAGTGGTGGGTGTTGGCGGATATGCAAGTGGTCCATTGTTATATGCAGCCCAAAACCAAGGAATTCCGACGCTCCTACAAGAGCAGAATTCTTATGCAGGTTTGACAAACAAGTTGCTTTCAAAGCGAGCAAAAAGAATTTGCGTAGCCTATCCAAATATGGGGAAATTTTTCCCTGCGGATCGATTGATATACACAGGGAATCCTGTGAGGAAAGACATCATGGAATTGGCTGGAAAGAAAGAAACTGCCATGGAGCATTTCGGACTAGAGTCAGGCAAAAAGACGCTTTTGGTATTGGGTGGAAGCTTGGGGGCAAGAACAATCAACCAAGCTATGCTTGCTGATATGAAAGCCCTTGAAGAAGGAGGTTACCAAGTGCTTTGGCAGTGTGGTCGTTTCTATTTCTCTGAAATGGAAACGCAAGTCAAATCTGCTGAATTGAAGCATATCCATGTTTTGGAATTTATTCGAGAAATGGATTTGGCTTATGCAGCTGCCGATGTAGTCGTTTCTAGAGCTGGAGCTTTGTCTGTATCTGAATTAAGTTTGGTAGGAAAGCCGGTGGTTTTCATTCCTTCTCCGAATGTGGCAGAAGATCATCAGACTAAAAATGCGATGGCCTATGTCAGTCAAGATGCAGCAATTTTGCTAAAAGATTCACAGGCAATCGGTAAGCTAAAACTGACGGTAGATTCCATCATGAAAGATGAAAATAAAGCCGAGCACTTGGCTTCAAACATAAAAAAACTAGCAAAACCCAATGCGGCAAATGAAATCATTGAAGCATTGGAACAAATCATAGTATGA
- the ftsZ gene encoding cell division protein FtsZ: protein MKDYKFDLPKNHKSIIKVIGVGGGGSNAVNHMYNQGIKDVEFVVVNTDSQALKSSPVPLRLQLGANLTEGLGAGANPEKGRNAALESKEEIRELLSDNTKMVFITAGMGGGTGTGAAPVIAKIAKDLDILTVGIVTAPFIFEGKKKMNSAQLGIEALRDNCDTVLVILNDKLREIYGNLAIRSAFAKADNILSTAAKSIAEIITVHQDVNVDFEDVKTVMKDAGAAVMGSATEEGEGRAIKAAEKAIASPLLNNVDIKGAQKILLSIMSGEDDELSMDELSEITEYIQERAGDEAEVIFGQGIDPDLGKGIRVTVIATGFEMDRLTTLAPPANSAVEPQKKSIEVTEEAEPVKKVIHLESGKTSQVEEEAAAESGQTYTFTFQKPLFPTATESKTSVESSKAQEPNREETPKQTEVDQEAEFEFEIANGADSNKKVFTLEDEEEMPAAKAAVEEEKPVENPAYNNDYYEQLKQKAIQRAHERFEKLKSIKSYNQNPEEFKDKLETPAYVRKQIKLNDVQHSSERSISRFNLTDDNEFLKNNRFLHDNVD, encoded by the coding sequence ATGAAAGATTACAAATTTGATCTTCCAAAAAATCACAAATCTATCATCAAGGTGATAGGTGTTGGAGGAGGTGGTTCCAACGCGGTGAACCACATGTACAACCAAGGAATCAAGGATGTAGAGTTTGTCGTAGTCAATACAGACTCACAAGCTTTGAAAAGCAGTCCAGTCCCTTTAAGACTTCAGTTGGGTGCAAACTTAACAGAAGGCCTTGGAGCAGGAGCAAATCCTGAAAAAGGTAGAAATGCTGCCTTGGAAAGCAAAGAAGAAATAAGAGAGCTTTTATCAGACAATACCAAAATGGTATTTATCACAGCCGGAATGGGTGGAGGTACAGGAACTGGTGCGGCTCCTGTGATTGCCAAAATCGCCAAAGATCTTGACATTCTTACGGTAGGAATTGTCACGGCACCATTTATTTTCGAAGGAAAAAAGAAGATGAATTCCGCCCAACTTGGAATAGAAGCTTTAAGAGATAATTGCGATACTGTATTGGTTATTTTGAATGACAAGCTTAGAGAAATATATGGCAATTTGGCCATTAGATCTGCTTTTGCGAAAGCAGATAATATCCTTTCTACAGCTGCTAAATCTATCGCAGAAATCATCACCGTTCATCAGGATGTCAACGTTGATTTTGAAGATGTCAAGACAGTGATGAAAGATGCTGGAGCAGCTGTAATGGGCTCAGCTACAGAAGAAGGAGAAGGCAGAGCAATCAAAGCCGCTGAAAAAGCAATCGCTTCACCTTTGTTGAACAATGTGGATATCAAAGGAGCACAAAAAATCTTGCTTTCGATCATGTCTGGAGAAGATGATGAATTGTCTATGGATGAATTGAGCGAAATTACTGAATATATCCAAGAAAGAGCAGGTGACGAAGCTGAAGTGATCTTTGGTCAAGGTATCGATCCTGACTTGGGTAAGGGTATTCGTGTAACTGTTATCGCTACTGGTTTTGAAATGGACAGATTGACTACTTTAGCTCCTCCTGCAAACTCTGCAGTTGAGCCACAGAAGAAATCTATCGAAGTCACTGAAGAAGCTGAGCCTGTGAAAAAAGTAATTCACTTGGAATCAGGAAAAACATCACAAGTTGAAGAAGAAGCTGCGGCAGAATCTGGTCAGACATATACTTTCACTTTCCAAAAGCCACTTTTTCCAACTGCTACAGAAAGCAAAACCTCTGTAGAATCTTCAAAAGCTCAAGAGCCCAATAGAGAAGAAACTCCAAAGCAAACTGAAGTTGATCAAGAGGCTGAATTTGAATTTGAGATAGCAAATGGTGCTGATTCGAATAAAAAGGTATTTACCTTAGAAGATGAAGAGGAAATGCCTGCAGCAAAGGCAGCGGTAGAAGAGGAAAAGCCTGTTGAAAATCCGGCTTATAACAATGATTACTACGAGCAATTGAAGCAAAAAGCAATTCAAAGAGCACACGAGCGATTCGAAAAGCTGAAAAGCATCAAAAGCTACAATCAGAATCCAGAGGAATTCAAGGATAAATTGGAAACTCCAGCTTATGTCAGAAAGCAAATCAAATTAAATGATGTGCAACACAGTTCTGAAAGAAGCATTTCGAGATTCAATTTGACAGATGATAATGAATTCTTGAAAAATAACAGATTTCTGCATGACAATGTTGATTAA
- the murC gene encoding UDP-N-acetylmuramate--L-alanine ligase — MNVRKLHSVHFLGIGGIGMSALARWFNHLGIKVSGYDKTPSPLTKKLEEEGMAISYVDAIEEIPTQVKDFKADSLIVWTPAMPKDSAELNFFLSEGYNLKKRAAVLGLITSDMPTIAVAGTHGKTTTSSMIAHLLKFGGKNIAAFLGGITQNYESNLILHDESEEDATVVVEADEFDRSFLHLHPNVAVLTSVDPDHLDIYGDDKVMLEGFSAFIDLVAPSGKLFIHSKAFAKLAKVDYKVHSVTAYGINAGAIQATNVKALPGHFTFDFIRENTRIENLELRMPGFHNVENAIPAIAIAMDFGIEEDKIREGLKSFKGVKRRFEIHVQADDKVYIDDYAHHPEEIRAFLNSVKAMYPEKRLTAIFQPHLFSRTRDFAEGFSESLSIADEVVLLDIYPAREQPIEGVTSGMLMPNITSGMKSIQSKENILTYLNVNKPEVLVTLGAGDIDRLVEPIAKWMRNEN, encoded by the coding sequence ATGAATGTAAGAAAGCTTCATAGCGTCCATTTTCTAGGTATCGGTGGTATCGGCATGAGTGCTTTGGCCCGATGGTTCAACCATCTTGGGATCAAAGTTTCTGGATACGATAAGACACCTTCTCCTTTGACCAAAAAGTTGGAAGAGGAAGGAATGGCTATTTCTTATGTGGATGCGATAGAAGAAATCCCAACTCAGGTCAAGGATTTCAAAGCTGATTCGCTGATTGTATGGACTCCTGCGATGCCAAAGGATTCTGCAGAGCTAAATTTCTTCCTGTCTGAAGGATACAACTTGAAAAAGCGAGCTGCTGTATTGGGATTGATTACTTCCGATATGCCGACCATCGCTGTGGCGGGCACACATGGAAAGACAACTACTTCTTCCATGATTGCGCATTTGCTCAAGTTTGGCGGGAAAAATATAGCGGCATTTTTGGGTGGAATTACTCAAAACTACGAGAGTAATTTGATCCTTCATGATGAGTCCGAGGAAGATGCAACTGTGGTTGTGGAGGCGGATGAATTTGATCGCTCCTTCTTGCATTTGCATCCTAATGTAGCTGTTTTGACCAGCGTAGATCCAGATCATTTGGATATCTATGGCGATGATAAAGTGATGTTGGAAGGCTTCAGTGCATTCATTGATTTGGTTGCGCCAAGTGGAAAGTTGTTTATTCATTCCAAAGCTTTTGCGAAGCTAGCCAAGGTAGATTACAAAGTACATTCAGTAACTGCATACGGAATCAACGCTGGAGCGATCCAAGCTACTAATGTAAAAGCTTTGCCAGGTCATTTTACCTTTGATTTTATCCGCGAGAATACAAGGATAGAAAATCTGGAATTGAGAATGCCAGGTTTTCACAATGTAGAAAATGCGATTCCAGCTATTGCTATTGCGATGGATTTTGGAATTGAAGAAGATAAAATCAGAGAAGGACTGAAGAGTTTCAAAGGTGTCAAAAGAAGATTTGAAATTCACGTCCAAGCTGATGATAAAGTATATATCGATGATTATGCCCATCATCCTGAGGAGATCAGAGCTTTTCTGAATTCAGTGAAAGCCATGTATCCTGAAAAGAGATTGACGGCGATCTTTCAGCCACATTTATTCAGTAGAACAAGAGATTTTGCAGAAGGATTTTCTGAAAGTTTGTCGATTGCAGATGAGGTGGTCTTGTTGGATATCTACCCTGCAAGAGAGCAGCCGATTGAGGGTGTGACTTCAGGGATGTTGATGCCAAATATCACATCAGGAATGAAGTCGATTCAAAGTAAGGAAAATATCCTAACCTATTTGAATGTGAATAAGCCAGAGGTTTTGGTGACGCTAGGAGCTGGGGATATAGACAGATTGGTAGAACCGATTGCTAAATGGATGCGAAATGAAAACTAA